In the genome of Candidatus Aminicenantes bacterium, the window TTTTTGACCTCGACATGGATGACCCGGCTCGCCTCGAGCCCGTCGTTGTCGCGCGCCACAGCCTTGATCTCGTGCGTTCCATTAGCGGCTTCCATCGTCTCCCAGAGGGCTTCCGCGGATAAAGAGCTCGAGCTCCCCTGCACCTCGGCCATCGAGGCCCCGTCGAGGAACAGGCCCAGGCTGACGACGCGGACATCGTCGGCAGCCCGCACGGAAATTCCGACCGTTCCGTGGACAACGGCCCCGTCAGCCGGCCTCTCGATGGTCACAGTCGGCGGAATCCCGTTGAAGACGCTCACCGTTATGCGGCAGGTACGTTCCGAATTCCCCTGATAATCGCTGAGAACAGCTTCCAGCCGGTGCGGTCCGTCCGTATCCCGCGTCGTGTCCCACTCCCAGTAGACTCCCGGGGGATCGGCGAAGTACCCCCGCGTCTCGCGGTGCCTTTCCACGCCGTCGACGAGGATTGTGAGGACGGCCGGGTTAGGGGCATTGGCATCCACATGGACGTTGACCCTGCCGCTCACTCCGGCCCCATTGGACGGAGACACGAGGATCGGGCTGAGGCCCCCGGGGTTCGAAATCGAAAACTCGACTTGACCCATCGCAGTCTGCCCCGCCGAATTCCGGACGACGGCGGAAAGATAGAGCTCGCCCCGCTCGGCCTCGAAATCGCAGTGATTCATCGTCAGGTTATAGTCCAGCGACGGGCCTTGATCGAGGAAAACGGACGGGGGTCTGCAGACGACATCGTCGTACCCTCCTCCGCCTTCGGCGCAAGCCGTCAGCTCCATGCGAACAATCTTGTCGACATCGGCGGCGTGAATGTGGACGGGAAAAGTCGAAGCCACGAGGCCGTAATGGGGCGTAAGAATCTCCACTTGCGGCCAGGCCGTCGTCGCCAAGGCCGAATTGAAGTTCATCACGGACTGCCGCTCTTCCCGCGTCAGCCCGTTTAGGATCAGCAGGCGGGCGTCCAGATGCCGCCGCAGCTCGGCCCTCACGATATCGGCATTCGGATCGGCCGCGAGCGCATTGAGCAGAATACCGCGCCGGCCTGGCGCCAGAGTCATGCGATAGACCCAGATCGCCGCAACAGGGCCCAGGCCCGGCTCGTAGATCGGGCCGCCGGCTCCGAAATCAGCCCGCAGGAGCGGCGCCCGGCTGTCCGCCCCCTGCACGACGTGACCGAGAACGCCGGACGCGCCCTTCCCGCTCGCCCATTGACCGGTCCGGACTAGAACAAATCCGTCATCCGAGCCTGGCCCGACGCTTCCATCCGCATTCGAAACAGCCGCCAGCGGCCGATCGCCGGATCCCCAGCCATGATACAGAGCGACCTCGAAAGTGCGGGGCTCAGCCGCCAGATTAGTGAAGGAGTCGAACCAGCGGCAGAGATCGGAACCCTCGAGGACATCGACTTCCCTGGAAACTTCAATATCGCCGGCCCGCATGGAAGGGAAGACAAGCCTGTTCCGGGATCCCCGGAACTCGGGGCCGGCCCCCTCGGGCCTGTAAACGGAGATCGGCTCCACGCATCCGGCATCCGACCGAATGGCCAAACCGCAAAGATCGCTTCCTCCCTCTCGAACCGACGCGCTTTCGCCCCAGCCGAGCGCGCCCCCGAGACCGCCGGGGGAAGGACTCCCCTTCGGCGTGGAGGTCCGGATCAGCCAAGGGGTGCCGGTGGCCGTCGTCAAGCGGCGGATTCCCTCCTGGCCAGGGTTTTTCGTCCGGCCGTTGCCAGAAGTCGTGAGGAGCGCCGCCGCCATCAAGCCGACGGCCGGAAGCCAGCGTCGCCGAAGATGATTCGCCATGCTTGATTCCCCAGCAAAAATATACATCGGCATCCCCCGACGCGCAAGATAAAGCCCTGTTCTAATAACGATCGGGCCGCCCGGATTTGTTCAGCTCACGAGCCGCCTTCCCATTCCCGGCTTCGGATCATAAAAGCACCCCGGTCGGGACAGGCGCAGTTTTCCATTCCCTGCTTAACAGCCGGGGCCGAATGATCGTACTATTAAGGCGAACCTATTCGAGGATTCACGGCAAGGAGGATGCATGGAACGACGCGAGTTTCTCGGCAAATCGGGCTGCAGCCTGCTCGGCCTCGCGGCCGGCGGCGGAATTCTGGAAGCCGCCCAATCCCAAGCTCAAACCCAAGCCCAGCCCCAGTCCCAAGGCCAGACGCCGCCCGCGGCGCCCGCGGTCCGGAGGCCGCGCTACAAGATCGACATCGAGATCTTCGAAGCCCGGACGGACACCTGGTGCCACAAGAAAGGCGACAAGTTCGCCTACCCTGCGGACTGGGGCAAGCTATGTCCCTGGCTTCGAGCCAGTCTGAACGAATTCGTGCGGATGCTGGAGATGGGAGTGACCCTGGGTTGGATGTACGAAAACACGCCCTATCAAAAAGTTATCGACCCGAACGGGGTCACCACCGAATTCGTCCGCTGTCCGGACCCGACATCCAACCTGGTGGCCAAGATCACCCGGACGAAAGTCGGCTGATAAATACCGAGCTTATTTATAGATTCCCGCCATATCCCATTTCTTGATGGTGTCGAGGACGAGCTCGGCCACGCGATCGTTGACCCGCTTGAAATACTCTTTGGCCTGGGCGGGATCGAACGTCGGATAGCCCTGGCCCGGCTCGTAAAGACCGATGGACGACGTCACCGGCACGGCCATATAGGCGCCCGCGGGAGCGTTGGGCGAGGCCATCTCGGGCTTGTAGCGCTCAGGATGGATGAACTGGGGCACGATGGCCTGGATATAAGCCGTCTCGTTGTTGCCGGCGTGGCCGCCGTTCTGCTTGAAGACCGACTTGGTGATGTCGTCGGCCAGCGTCCACCAATTGACGACCAGGATGCGCACTTTGGCCGCGTTGGCCACCCGGACGGCGGCGGCGTTGAGGGCGGCGGTGTTGCCGCCATGGCCGTTGAGGACGATGATGTTGCGGAACTTTTGGTCGGCTAGATTGCGCAGGACCGCCTCGGCGAACGGGGCGTAGGCCTCCTCGGGGATCGAGACCGCTCCGGGAAAAGCCTTCATCGCCGCCGTCATCCCGTAGTTGAGAGTCGGCGCGATGAGCGCCTCGACCCGCTCGGCCACGGCCCGGGCTATGGCCTCGGGAGCCAGGTTGTCGGTGCCGCTGGGGATGACGCCATGGGGCTCGAGCGAGCCCATCGGAAGCAGCACCGTAGTGATACGGGCGGGCACCAGCTCGCCGAACTCCTGCCAACAGAGCAGGTTCATCTCCCGTGTGGTGGGCGGCTTGGGCGAAGAAGCGGTCTGGGCGGCGGCGGGAAGAGCGGCCACGACGAGTAGGGCTAGAATAGCAAGGCAGACGGTTTTGCGCATGATAGATCCTCCCGGAAGAATTCCATCTTAAGCCATTTCGGCGGCTTTTAAAACCGCGCGGCGCAGAGCTAGATCTTCTCCGTCCCGCGGGCGGATTTCTTCAGCTTTGAGACGAGCATGATCAACCGGATAACGCCATAGGCAAAGAAGGCGATTGCGCCGACCTGGAGTCCTCGAAAAACGATCCAAATCCCGCTGTCGTTGTGCCATCTCAAGGGGCCAAAAAACGAGCTGGCGACTGGGATCGAGCAGATGAGGCCGATGAGCATGAGGAGAAGGAGCCGCCGATACTTGGCGGCCCGCGAGGCGACATCGGTGTGGATTTCGGGCGGCGTCCCCTTCCCAGTGGGCGTTCGGAAAAAATACCAGGCGCCGAAACGGCAGACGTATTCCCAACCGGCGTCCCGGAACAATCCCAAATACTCGGTTTTGTCGAACTTGCCGCCGCCGGACTGGAAATCGAGCCGGTATGTGACATCCTCGGGCTTGCCGCGACGGAAGTGGTAGCCGAGACCTTTAATCGCCTCGAGATGCCAGCCGCGCCGGGCTTGAGCTTGCAGCCAGGCCTCTTCCTTGCTGTCGTTCCAGGCGTTGAACGTCCTTATAACGGTCTTGGTGTTTTTATCGGGCAATTTGGTTCTCCTCGGACTTTTCCGCGAATCCCTCCAAGGCGGCCCGGGCCGCCGCAGCCAGGTTCTCGAGCCGGGCGCATTCGAGCCGCACGGTCCTTCCCCCGAGCGGCGTCAAGCCATAGATCTTGCGCCGTTCCCCCTCCAACTCCATCTCCCCGCGCCGCTCGATCAAGCCCTGCTTGACCAGGACGTTTAGCGCGCCATAGAGCGTCCCCGGCCCGATCTTGACCCGGCCGCCGCTCAAACGGGAAGCTACCTGCATAATCTCATAGCCATGACGGGGCTGGAGAAGGGCCAAAATGATCATAAACGTGCTTTCGGTCAAAGGGATTAAAGACTTCGCTTTTTCATTAAATTCAGTCATTTGTGAGCCTCAGAAGCTTTCCGAAAATTACATCGCATGTCGTTATACCGTTATTCGCTATATCGATATACGATATACTCAACAAATAGGTCGATGTCAAGCGTGAAAGAAAAAATATCCGGTACGTCGAACCGCTCTCCCCGAAATCGGGGGGATGATATAGAGGCTTCCCGTCAGGGCTTCAAATGTACGATTGTGGCGCCCCAGCCGCCTTCGCAGGATTCGGCCAATTCAAAGGATTCTACCCCCGGCGTCCGCTCAAGGATCGCGTGGACTGTCTTGAGCAGGGAGCCGTCCCCTTTGCCGTGCACCACGCGCACGCGCAATATGCCCTTGTCGCGGCAAGCTTCCAGGTACTCGGGGACCAGCTCTTTGACATCGGCGGGCGCGAACGAATGCAGATCAAGGGTCCCATCGACGGGCATCTCGACCACGTCGGCCTCGCCGGGCTCCGGGAAGGGCGCCACATCCCGGCCGCAGTCGCATCGGATCGAGGCGCCGAACGAGAAGAGAGTCACGTCGTATTGACGACCGCAACCGGGGCAACAAACCCGCTCGATACCCCGGGCAGAAGCACGGGGTATTAGCAGGGTTAGTACTGAGCGGCGCTTATTACCCCGATTTAAAAATCGGGCTTTCAGCGCCGCGAACGTATAGACAGCCATAGGCTCAAGATACCGGCCAGGCCTCGATTTTGTCAATGTCCGAGCCGCCGCGTGTCAAGATTCTTTCCTCGCGCAGCCCCGCCAAGCGTCCTCCCCAAGGGGCATGCCCATTGAACCTCCGGATGGCACGCCGCTTGCTGAAGGACCGTTGGGATAAGCAACCTTATGGGTCGCCGAACCGTACTCTCTTACGAAACGCGAAACGGTTCGGCCGGGCGCTTTCGCCGGCCACGCGGATCGGGAACAAACCCGTCCCGGATCTCGTAGATCATAACGGCGGACGAATCCGGCAGCGGCCCGAGGAACGAATTTGAGGAGCAGTGCGATGAAGAAAGCGGCCCTTCTGGCCATAATCCTGATTGCGCCCGTCCTGGCGTCCGGCGCCGCGGGCAAAAAGGTCGTCCTGCCCAAGCCCGAGCCCGGGCAGAAGATCGTCCAGGCCGTCCGCACGGAAGCCCCCATCGTCCTGGACGGCATCTTGAGCGAGGCCGTATGGAAGCGCCCCGCCGCCGAGGGCTTCACCCAGAGCGACCCCGCCGACGGCCAGCCTTCGACCGAGAGGACGGACGTCTGGATCGCGTATGACGACAAAGCCCTTTATGTGGCGGCCTATTGCCACGACTCCGAGCCCGCCAAAATCATAGGCCGGCTCGGCCGCCGCGACGCCCAGGTCGACTCCGACTGGTTCATGTTCGCGGTCGACTCCTACTACGACAAGCGTTCGGGTTACATGTTCGGCATCAACCCGGCCGGCTCGATCACCGACTTGGCCCTGTCCAACGACGTCAACGAGGACGAATCCTGGGACGGCGTCTGGGAGGGGAAGACCTCCGTCAACGGCGACGGCTGGATCGTCGAGATCAAGATCCCCTTCAACCAAATCCGCTTCCCCAAACAGGACGAGTACGTCTGGGGCGTCAACTTCCGCCGCATCATCAAGCGCAAGAACGAGACGGCCTCCTTCGCCTGGACGCCCAAGAACGAGCAGGCCTTCGTCTCCAAGTTCGCCCGGCTCGAGGGGCTGCGCGGCTTCCGGCCCGGCGCCCGGGTCGAGGTCACGCCCTATGTCACCGGGCTGGCCCAGTTCCGGCCCGAGGAGCCCGGCAACCCCTTTGAAACGGGGCGGAAGGCGATCGGCAACGCCGGCTTTGACGCCAAGGTCGGAATCGGCGGAAACCTGACCCTGGACGCCACCGTCAACCCCGACTTCGGCCAGGTCGAGGTCGATCCGGCCGTCGTCAACCTCTCGGCCTATGAGACCTTCTACGAGGAAAAGCGGCCTTTCTTCATCGAAGGCGCCTCGATCTTCGACGGCTTCGGCCGCGGCGGCGTCTACCTCAACGCCGGGATGAACTGGCCCCAGCCGCAATTCTTCTACAGCCGCCGCGTCGGCCGTTCGCCGCAGGGCTACGTGACCGGTGACGGCTACGCCGACATCCCCGGAAGCACCAACATTCTGGGCGCGGGCAAGCTGACCGGCAAGCTGGGCGGCTGGAACATCGGAGTCATCAACGCCCTGACCGCCCGGGAATACGCCTCGGTCGATTCCTTCGGTCTGCGGACCAAGGAAGAGGTCGAGCCGTTCTCCTATTACGGCGTCCTGCGGGCCCAGAAGGACATCAACCAGGGCCAGCAGGGCATCGGATTCATGGCCACCGGGGTCATGCGGGACAACTCCGCTCCGACTTTGGACGGCATCCTGAACCGCAACGCCTTCAGCCTGGCCATGGACGGCTGGACCTTCCTGGACGCCAAGCGCAACTACGTCGTCGGCGGCTGGTTCGGCGGCACCCGGATCGAGGGCAGCCCGGAAGACATCTACCGCGCCCAGACCTCCTCCATGCACTATTTCCAGCGGCCGGACGCGGACTATCTCACGCTTGATCCCGCGGCGACGTCGCTCTCCGGCTGGGGTGGGCGTATCCAGTTCGCCAAGCAGGGCGGGAACTTCCTCTGGGTCCTCGGCGTCGGCGCCCTTTCGCCCGGGTTCGATCCCAACGACATCGGATACCAACGCTCCGGCTCCGATGTCGTCAATCTCTCGTTTCTGCCCGCCTATATGTGGACCAAGCCGGGCAAGATCTTCCAGCAGGCGCTCGTCGCCCTGGGGGGCCTGCAGAACTATGACTTCGGCGGCAACAAGACGACCGAAGCCCTGGTCGGCATCGCCCAGGGCGTCTTCCGAAACTTCTGGAGCTACAACCTGGAGGCCGTCGTCGCGGCCGAATCGCTGAATAACCGGTTGACCCGCGGCGGCCCGATGGCGGTCTCGCCCTGGGGCTGGAACGCGACGCTCCAGCTGGAAACCGACAGCCGCCGGCCCTTCGTCCTGGAGGGCGTGGGCATGTACGCCGACAGCCCCCGGGATTCGCGCAGCTGGATGGCCCAAGTGTCTCTCAACTGGAAGCCGCGCTCGAACGTCAACCTCTCCATCGGCCCCCAGTACATGGTCGATTCGTCCCAGTCCCAGTGGGTCGGCCGCTTCACCGATCCGCTGATGACGGAGACCTACGGCAAACGCTATGTCTTCGGTCGGTTGGACCAGAAGATCGTTTCGGCCGAAATCCGTCTGAACTGGACCTTCACTCCGAAGCTGTCGCTCCAGGCCTATGTGCAGCCGTTCATCGGGGTGGGCCATTTCGACCGCTTCAAGGAATTGGCCCGGCCGCGCGCCTATGAATTTAACGCCTACGGCGAGGGCGCCTCGTCCCTGGCCTATGCGGACGGCGCCTACACCGTCGACCCCGACGGCAACGGCCCGGCTGCGGCGTTTGCCTTCGGCGATCCCGACTTCAACATGAAATCCCTGCGCGGCACGATCGTCTTTCGCTGGGAATACCGGCCGGGCTCGCTGCTTTACCTCGTCTGGACCCAGAATCGGGCCGACTACGCCGATCCCGGATCGCTCAACCTGCGCCGCGACATGGCCGCCCTGCTGACCGCGCCCGGCGACAACATCTTCATGTTCAAATTTTCCTACCGCTGGGGCTTGTGAAAGACGAGCTCCTGATCGAACGATAACG includes:
- a CDS encoding Smr/MutS family protein encodes the protein MPVDGTLDLHSFAPADVKELVPEYLEACRDKGILRVRVVHGKGDGSLLKTVHAILERTPGVESFELAESCEGGWGATIVHLKP
- a CDS encoding DUF5916 domain-containing protein produces the protein MKKAALLAIILIAPVLASGAAGKKVVLPKPEPGQKIVQAVRTEAPIVLDGILSEAVWKRPAAEGFTQSDPADGQPSTERTDVWIAYDDKALYVAAYCHDSEPAKIIGRLGRRDAQVDSDWFMFAVDSYYDKRSGYMFGINPAGSITDLALSNDVNEDESWDGVWEGKTSVNGDGWIVEIKIPFNQIRFPKQDEYVWGVNFRRIIKRKNETASFAWTPKNEQAFVSKFARLEGLRGFRPGARVEVTPYVTGLAQFRPEEPGNPFETGRKAIGNAGFDAKVGIGGNLTLDATVNPDFGQVEVDPAVVNLSAYETFYEEKRPFFIEGASIFDGFGRGGVYLNAGMNWPQPQFFYSRRVGRSPQGYVTGDGYADIPGSTNILGAGKLTGKLGGWNIGVINALTAREYASVDSFGLRTKEEVEPFSYYGVLRAQKDINQGQQGIGFMATGVMRDNSAPTLDGILNRNAFSLAMDGWTFLDAKRNYVVGGWFGGTRIEGSPEDIYRAQTSSMHYFQRPDADYLTLDPAATSLSGWGGRIQFAKQGGNFLWVLGVGALSPGFDPNDIGYQRSGSDVVNLSFLPAYMWTKPGKIFQQALVALGGLQNYDFGGNKTTEALVGIAQGVFRNFWSYNLEAVVAAESLNNRLTRGGPMAVSPWGWNATLQLETDSRRPFVLEGVGMYADSPRDSRSWMAQVSLNWKPRSNVNLSIGPQYMVDSSQSQWVGRFTDPLMTETYGKRYVFGRLDQKIVSAEIRLNWTFTPKLSLQAYVQPFIGVGHFDRFKELARPRAYEFNAYGEGASSLAYADGAYTVDPDGNGPAAAFAFGDPDFNMKSLRGTIVFRWEYRPGSLLYLVWTQNRADYADPGSLNLRRDMAALLTAPGDNIFMFKFSYRWGL
- a CDS encoding creatininase family protein → MRKTVCLAILALLVVAALPAAAQTASSPKPPTTREMNLLCWQEFGELVPARITTVLLPMGSLEPHGVIPSGTDNLAPEAIARAVAERVEALIAPTLNYGMTAAMKAFPGAVSIPEEAYAPFAEAVLRNLADQKFRNIIVLNGHGGNTAALNAAAVRVANAAKVRILVVNWWTLADDITKSVFKQNGGHAGNNETAYIQAIVPQFIHPERYKPEMASPNAPAGAYMAVPVTSSIGLYEPGQGYPTFDPAQAKEYFKRVNDRVAELVLDTIKKWDMAGIYK
- a CDS encoding Ig-like domain-containing protein, with the translated sequence MEPISVYRPEGAGPEFRGSRNRLVFPSMRAGDIEVSREVDVLEGSDLCRWFDSFTNLAAEPRTFEVALYHGWGSGDRPLAAVSNADGSVGPGSDDGFVLVRTGQWASGKGASGVLGHVVQGADSRAPLLRADFGAGGPIYEPGLGPVAAIWVYRMTLAPGRRGILLNALAADPNADIVRAELRRHLDARLLILNGLTREERQSVMNFNSALATTAWPQVEILTPHYGLVASTFPVHIHAADVDKIVRMELTACAEGGGGYDDVVCRPPSVFLDQGPSLDYNLTMNHCDFEAERGELYLSAVVRNSAGQTAMGQVEFSISNPGGLSPILVSPSNGAGVSGRVNVHVDANAPNPAVLTILVDGVERHRETRGYFADPPGVYWEWDTTRDTDGPHRLEAVLSDYQGNSERTCRITVSVFNGIPPTVTIERPADGAVVHGTVGISVRAADDVRVVSLGLFLDGASMAEVQGSSSSLSAEALWETMEAANGTHEIKAVARDNDGLEASRVIHVEVKNIVLTLDVSLGVDRAWLIKKNYGIVKLSIENPAGLDVSRYVLYRSADGAAYQSIQEVPAANISGNAHTFNDLTIQKGHAYSYRVEAFDAAGAKIGRSAEVTL
- a CDS encoding PadR family transcriptional regulator, with protein sequence MIILALLQPRHGYEIMQVASRLSGGRVKIGPGTLYGALNVLVKQGLIERRGEMELEGERRKIYGLTPLGGRTVRLECARLENLAAAARAALEGFAEKSEENQIAR
- a CDS encoding DUF2812 domain-containing protein; this encodes MPDKNTKTVIRTFNAWNDSKEEAWLQAQARRGWHLEAIKGLGYHFRRGKPEDVTYRLDFQSGGGKFDKTEYLGLFRDAGWEYVCRFGAWYFFRTPTGKGTPPEIHTDVASRAAKYRRLLLLMLIGLICSIPVASSFFGPLRWHNDSGIWIVFRGLQVGAIAFFAYGVIRLIMLVSKLKKSARGTEKI